From the genome of Deferribacteraceae bacterium V6Fe1:
TAGAAAAATCATTATTAGGATAGTCTTCAAGCTGCCAACCGTCACTATTTAAATACTGGTGGAAATAGCCGTTTTTATATAATAGCCCGACAGCTACAAAAGGTAGACCGATATCGCTTGCTGATTTGCAGTGGTCTCCTGACAATATCCCAAGCCCGCCCGCATAAGTTTGTATAGATTCATGTAAACCATATTCCATTGAAAAATAAGCTACAAGCATCTTATCCTTATTTGGGATGTCATCTCTTATTTCAAACCACTTTGGAGTCTGGATATACTCCATATACAAATCCCATACGCTTTCAAGCCTTGATAAAAATACCGGGTCGCTTGCAATCTCATTAATCCGCTTTTGGTCAAGGGAAGCAAGGACTGCAATCGGGTTATGGACACTCTCTTCCCAAAGGTCGGGATTTATCATTTTAAACAAATCTTTGGCAGGATTGTTATACGTCCACCAAAGGTTATAGGCCAAAGATTCAAGTTTCTTTAATTTATCAGGGAAATTTATCCCTACGTAAAATTCTCTGAAGTTCATTTTACATCCCCCTTTTTTTATATTATACCTGTTATACATATTATACACAATCTCTTTGAATAAAAAAAGTTCACACCAATTGAAACAAATAATTTTTCTATCATACTCCATTTTTTGCTTGATTTATTTATTTTTTTTATTATTCTCCGCTAAATCATATATGGGAGGTCATTATGACCGAATTATCCATCGAAGGTTATCACCTAAGACCCTTTACAATCGAAACAAAAAGTTTAATGGAATCATATCTTAAGTATATTACTTCCGACGTAGATGTAAGTGACTACTCTTTTGCGGCAAATTTTATTTGGCTGTCAGGGACTTCAGGCTTTTATACTATTGTTAATGATACTTTCTGTCTGTTCAATCTTGCAGGCGGAGAGCTGAGCATGCTCTTACCCCCAATAGGAAAAGTTGAAAATGTTAATGATGCGATGATGATATGCTTTGATATAATGAACAAAAACAACTCTTCAATTACTTCATCGAAAATAGAATATGTAAGCTCATATTTCGTTCAATCTTTTATTGAATATTCTGAGGATGCCGACATATTCCAGGCACTCGACAGCTACATCATCGAAAAGAAAAATATAGATTACGTCTACCTTGCAGATGACCTCATAAATTTAAGAGGGAACTCATATGCCACTAAGCGAAATGAAATAAATAAATTTAAAAAGAATTATCCAAATATATCCATCGAAATGCTTAACCCTGAAGCCCACTACAACGGAATACTTGAACTAACCAATAACTGGGTGGTAAACAGGATGAAATATCTTCCCAATGTAGATATGGACACATTCATAGATGGGATAAACTGGGAAAGATCTGCAATAAAGAGAACGCTACATTACTTTGATAAACTTGAGATATTAGGGATTGTATTGAAATTCGACGAAAAAATTGTAGGATTTACTGTTGGGGAGAAGCTAAACGAAAAAACTGCAAGTGTTATAATTGAAAAAACGGATTTCTTTACTCTTGGGGCTGCACAATATATATTTTGGGAATTTTCCAAAATTTTAAGAGATACTTATAATATTACTTTCATAAACGTCGGAGATGATATGGGGCTTGAAAACCTGAAAAAGGTTAAAATGTCTTACAGACCACACACACTTTTGCCAAAATATACAATTTATCAAAAAATATGATTATACGAAAAGCAAAAAAGGAAGATCTCAAAACTATTGCAGGTCTCGAAAAGATAATTTTTGATAAAAGCAACTTCCCCATGTCAATCAGAAACTTACAATACCACTTAAGAGTAAATAACATGATAGCCGTTGCGGAAATTGACAACACAATCGCCGGCTACTGCGTAGTCTTTTTAAGAAAAAAATATGCTAGAATTTACAGTATCGCGACAAACCCTGACTTTAGAGGGAAAAAGGTTGCATCAACCCTTTTAGAGCATATTTTGTCACAAACTTGCGGACTTAATTATATAAGCCTTGAAGTTAGAAAAGATAATATTCCAGCTATAGCACTTTACGAAAAATACGGATTTAAAACAGTAAAAGAGATCCCATGCTATTATGGCGACGGATGCAGCGCCCTTAAAATGAAGAAAGCTTTACATAAACTTTGATCTGAAGATAAAAAATACCGCACCTAAAATACAAATTCCGGCATACAGATAATCCATTGTAAGCTTTTCTTTCATGTAAAGCACCGAAAAAGGGATAAAAACAGATAAAGTTATTACTTCCTGAATAATTTTAAGCTGGCCTAAGCTGAGTGCCTTATGCCCAATTCTATTTGCCGGCACTTGTAAAATATATTCAAAAAAAGCTATCCCCCAACTCGCCAAAATAGCAATAATAAGAGGCTTTGAGCCTAATGTCTTCAGATGACCATACCATGCAAAAGTCATAAAAATATTGCTTAATACAAGCAACATAACTG
Proteins encoded in this window:
- a CDS encoding GNAT family N-acetyltransferase; its protein translation is MIIRKAKKEDLKTIAGLEKIIFDKSNFPMSIRNLQYHLRVNNMIAVAEIDNTIAGYCVVFLRKKYARIYSIATNPDFRGKKVASTLLEHILSQTCGLNYISLEVRKDNIPAIALYEKYGFKTVKEIPCYYGDGCSALKMKKALHKL
- a CDS encoding DMT family protein; its protein translation is MNIIATVMLLVLSNIFMTFAWYGHLKTLGSKPLIIAILASWGIAFFEYILQVPANRIGHKALSLGQLKIIQEVITLSVFIPFSVLYMKEKLTMDYLYAGICILGAVFFIFRSKFM
- a CDS encoding DUF2156 domain-containing protein — translated: MTELSIEGYHLRPFTIETKSLMESYLKYITSDVDVSDYSFAANFIWLSGTSGFYTIVNDTFCLFNLAGGELSMLLPPIGKVENVNDAMMICFDIMNKNNSSITSSKIEYVSSYFVQSFIEYSEDADIFQALDSYIIEKKNIDYVYLADDLINLRGNSYATKRNEINKFKKNYPNISIEMLNPEAHYNGILELTNNWVVNRMKYLPNVDMDTFIDGINWERSAIKRTLHYFDKLEILGIVLKFDEKIVGFTVGEKLNEKTASVIIEKTDFFTLGAAQYIFWEFSKILRDTYNITFINVGDDMGLENLKKVKMSYRPHTLLPKYTIYQKI